One window of Planctomycetia bacterium genomic DNA carries:
- the lptD gene encoding LPS assembly protein LptD: MDSNSRITRNLRRIAALSLLASVSRPAVAQSPFLVDESAVQSLLPPGISDFNLELYGKLAYTWTQGDGVQVVQIEGDFLGKMGPHRLSSRDAVLWFRHGKWQDKGYLEIEVFLWQDAEVVQPAGTVESGPALMVTLRTFGKLVLNADGHASESAEDTELYREALKARRLVTLSPTPRAEEASEPVVISPSAEQLRQLTVQKPAKLVQFSVSRIDGTIEYETVDEESVVIARNDVLVTQGSPSDSGEYMELRADAAVLYLNSDQLGSGLPGVLGTDDEKKNRQIKPTDEAPDGGAPKLKDDSGGDKSDTGSAGQWVNAVYLEGDVVLTRGLRMIRAPRLYYDFQNEQALILDAVTRAAEPSRGIPIYVRADEIRQLSSTQYEANKAQITTSEFHTPHVAIGADKVVLTDRTPRNAAGDIVGIEAGTYKAYHTTLNLEGLPIAYWPFSRGDFSRDRMAFRSAKTGYNGDFGATFETRWYLFNLLGLETPEGYDATYKLDYFTDRGPATGIDMDYERDDYYGLLRSYYINDSGKDDFGGQRGSITPDHDNRGRFTWRHRQYLPKDWELTLEASYLSDDQYMESYERNEFENGKDQETLVYLLKRQDNWQFSTLTNYRLNEFQTQTEHIPDNVFSLIGEPLGDFATAYSESRIGIVRYRGDERRWLNGKNRYDNTGSTGSVLRGDTRQELQFPLPDLGPMKFTPYIAGRAGAYDDGPSGRGRDNSSGGFGRVFGSYGVRGNMMLSKVDDSLESEILDLHRLRHVIKPDLALWNAHANRNPDQMTPFDSGVEDIDDFGGGTVGVRQKFQTQRGGPGKWRTVDWIVFDVEAGFFSSKEKSKPVNNFAYGRNGREIHAYDPAVRSNRSHGDYIASRPEDSISSNFLATNFQYRISDSTVVVQDNIFDVNRGNAGTSNLTLAVERQPRLSYFVGWRYIHDIESNLLALGGNYKLSEKHTVAIRELYDIDVGRNYSTQLVYIRRWPRWYTAVSLDVDRGLEDVGINFSVWPEGAPQLGVGSKRYTGLADSVGLQLR; the protein is encoded by the coding sequence ATGGATTCGAACAGCCGCATTACGAGAAATCTGCGACGGATCGCGGCACTCTCCCTGCTGGCATCCGTTTCCCGTCCGGCTGTCGCCCAGTCGCCATTTCTCGTCGACGAATCCGCGGTTCAGAGCCTCCTGCCTCCCGGCATCAGCGACTTCAATCTCGAACTCTACGGCAAACTTGCCTATACCTGGACGCAGGGTGACGGTGTTCAGGTGGTTCAGATCGAGGGCGATTTCCTCGGCAAGATGGGGCCCCACAGGCTTTCATCCAGAGATGCCGTACTGTGGTTCCGCCACGGCAAGTGGCAGGACAAGGGCTATCTCGAAATCGAAGTATTCCTCTGGCAGGACGCGGAGGTCGTGCAACCCGCCGGGACCGTTGAATCCGGCCCGGCCCTGATGGTCACCTTGCGCACTTTCGGCAAGCTGGTCCTGAACGCCGACGGTCACGCCTCCGAATCGGCCGAGGACACGGAACTCTATCGAGAGGCCCTCAAGGCCCGTCGACTCGTGACGCTCTCACCGACTCCCCGGGCTGAAGAGGCAAGCGAGCCGGTCGTCATCTCCCCCAGCGCCGAGCAACTGCGGCAACTAACGGTTCAAAAGCCGGCTAAGCTCGTCCAGTTCTCGGTCAGCCGCATTGACGGCACGATTGAGTACGAAACCGTCGACGAGGAATCCGTCGTCATTGCACGCAATGATGTGCTCGTGACGCAGGGCTCGCCCTCCGACAGCGGCGAGTACATGGAACTCCGCGCTGATGCCGCCGTCCTCTACCTTAATTCCGATCAGCTCGGCTCAGGGCTGCCCGGGGTATTAGGCACCGACGATGAAAAGAAGAATCGTCAGATCAAGCCGACCGACGAAGCGCCCGATGGGGGCGCACCGAAGCTCAAGGATGACTCCGGCGGCGACAAGTCCGACACCGGCTCGGCCGGTCAATGGGTCAATGCCGTTTATCTGGAAGGCGACGTCGTCCTGACCCGCGGACTTCGGATGATCCGCGCTCCCCGGCTTTACTACGACTTTCAGAACGAACAGGCGCTCATTCTCGACGCCGTGACGCGCGCCGCCGAGCCTTCGCGCGGCATTCCCATTTACGTCCGGGCCGACGAGATTCGACAACTGTCCTCGACGCAGTACGAGGCGAACAAGGCGCAGATCACCACCAGCGAGTTTCACACGCCCCACGTCGCCATCGGCGCGGACAAGGTCGTTCTGACGGACCGAACGCCGCGCAATGCGGCCGGCGACATCGTCGGCATCGAGGCGGGCACCTATAAGGCCTATCACACGACGCTGAATCTGGAGGGCCTGCCCATCGCGTACTGGCCGTTTTCGCGCGGCGATTTCTCCCGAGATCGCATGGCGTTTCGCAGCGCCAAGACCGGCTATAACGGCGACTTCGGCGCCACCTTCGAGACCCGGTGGTATCTGTTCAATCTGCTCGGCCTCGAGACACCCGAGGGCTATGACGCCACCTACAAGCTCGACTACTTCACCGATCGCGGTCCCGCGACCGGCATCGACATGGACTACGAGCGCGACGATTACTACGGCCTGCTGCGATCGTATTACATCAACGACAGCGGCAAGGACGACTTCGGCGGCCAGCGCGGCAGCATCACCCCCGATCACGACAACCGCGGCCGATTCACCTGGCGGCACCGGCAATATCTCCCCAAGGACTGGGAGCTGACGCTGGAGGCCTCCTACCTCAGCGACGATCAGTACATGGAGTCGTACGAGCGAAACGAGTTCGAAAACGGCAAGGATCAGGAAACGCTCGTCTATCTATTGAAGCGACAGGACAACTGGCAATTCTCGACGCTGACCAATTACCGGCTGAACGAATTTCAGACGCAGACCGAGCACATTCCCGACAACGTCTTCAGCCTTATCGGCGAGCCGCTCGGCGATTTCGCCACGGCCTACAGCGAGTCGCGCATCGGCATTGTTCGCTATCGCGGCGACGAGCGGCGATGGCTCAACGGCAAAAACCGGTACGACAACACCGGTTCGACCGGCTCAGTCCTGCGCGGCGACACGCGCCAGGAGTTGCAGTTCCCCCTGCCCGACCTGGGCCCGATGAAGTTCACGCCCTACATCGCCGGCCGGGCCGGCGCCTACGACGACGGCCCCAGCGGCCGGGGTAGAGACAACTCCAGCGGCGGCTTCGGCCGTGTCTTCGGCTCCTACGGTGTGCGCGGCAACATGATGCTCAGCAAAGTGGATGACTCCCTTGAGTCGGAGATTCTCGATCTGCATCGCCTCCGCCACGTCATCAAGCCCGATCTGGCCCTGTGGAACGCCCATGCCAATCGCAACCCGGACCAAATGACGCCGTTTGATTCCGGCGTCGAAGACATCGACGACTTCGGCGGCGGCACCGTGGGAGTTCGGCAGAAGTTTCAGACGCAGCGCGGCGGTCCCGGCAAGTGGCGAACGGTGGATTGGATCGTCTTCGACGTCGAGGCCGGGTTCTTCTCCAGCAAGGAAAAGAGCAAGCCGGTCAACAACTTCGCCTATGGCCGCAACGGACGCGAGATTCACGCATACGACCCGGCGGTCCGATCGAATCGCAGCCACGGCGACTACATCGCCAGCCGCCCCGAGGACAGCATCTCCTCCAACTTCCTCGCGACGAACTTCCAGTATCGCATCAGCGACAGCACCGTGGTCGTCCAGGACAACATCTTCGACGTGAACCGAGGCAACGCGGGAACCAGCAACCTGACCCTGGCCGTCGAGCGGCAGCCGCGCCTGTCATACTTCGTCGGCTGGCGATACATCCACGACATCGAGAGTAATCTGCTCGCGCTGGGCGGCAACTACAAGCTCAGCGAGAAGCACACCGTCGCCATCCGCGAACTCTACGATATTGACGTCGGCCGCAACTACTCCACCCAGCTTGTGTACATCCGTCGCTGGCCGCGATGGTACACCGCCGTCTCGCTCGACGTTGACCGGGGGCTTGAAGATGTCGGGATTAATTTCAGCGTCTGGCCCGAAGGGGCGCCGCAGCTCGGCGTCGGCTCGAAGCGCTACACCGGCCTCGCCGATTCCGTCGGTCTGCAACTGCGATAG
- a CDS encoding diguanylate cyclase, producing MESPATELGPIPVIALCKDFSKQDSLRRVLSHVCGVAAKFTNPTAWKSQNPSSPNCSVLLIHLTDECDTPRAAELIREMRALSESPPIIVINTRRDPYSAAEIMQAGADGYVVEGDLTKARFRKLYQDAEVAGEVRKQAAKHLLKEKRTTQAIIEQNHRLLQRNRLDSLTGLLNHAAIMRAVEVQHDAAIRLGQTTCVAMVDVDFFKRLNDAEGHLVGDAVLRQIAQCLEQNMRAYDSIGRYGGEEFLLLLPNIQAEDARNILLHKRAEIHSLKLAHLDSPIAPYVTVSIGMASGPSPSEWQDVVKHADEALYEAKRLGRDRLVVWGETGMDSYTCCEPDVTVTCEG from the coding sequence GTGGAATCGCCGGCAACTGAGTTGGGCCCGATCCCGGTCATCGCCCTTTGCAAGGACTTTTCAAAACAGGACTCGCTGCGTCGCGTGTTGTCGCATGTCTGCGGTGTTGCCGCAAAGTTCACGAATCCGACAGCATGGAAGTCACAGAATCCCAGCAGCCCGAATTGTTCCGTTCTATTGATTCATCTGACCGACGAGTGCGACACTCCGCGGGCCGCGGAGCTGATTCGCGAGATGCGCGCTTTGTCGGAGTCGCCGCCCATCATCGTCATCAACACACGACGCGATCCCTATTCCGCCGCAGAGATCATGCAGGCCGGCGCCGACGGTTATGTCGTGGAGGGCGACCTGACCAAGGCAAGATTCCGGAAGCTCTATCAGGATGCCGAGGTGGCGGGCGAAGTGCGGAAGCAGGCCGCCAAGCATTTGCTCAAAGAAAAGCGCACGACGCAGGCGATCATCGAGCAGAATCATCGTCTGCTGCAGCGAAACCGGCTGGACTCGCTCACCGGCCTTCTGAATCATGCGGCGATCATGCGCGCCGTGGAAGTGCAGCACGACGCGGCCATCCGACTGGGCCAGACGACGTGCGTCGCCATGGTCGACGTCGATTTCTTCAAGCGGCTCAACGATGCTGAAGGCCACCTGGTGGGGGACGCCGTGCTGCGACAGATTGCCCAGTGTCTCGAACAGAACATGCGGGCCTATGACTCCATCGGGCGATACGGAGGGGAGGAATTCCTGCTGTTGCTTCCCAATATTCAGGCGGAGGACGCGCGAAACATCCTGTTACACAAGCGCGCGGAGATTCATTCGCTCAAACTCGCCCATCTGGACAGCCCCATCGCGCCGTATGTGACGGTGAGCATCGGGATGGCGTCGGGCCCTTCGCCGTCAGAGTGGCAGGACGTCGTCAAGCATGCGGACGAGGCGCTGTACGAAGCAAAGCGATTGGGGCGCGATCGGCTCGTGGTGTGGGGTGAAACGGGCATGGATTCGTACACTTGCTGCGAGCCGGACGTTACGGTTACGTGTGAAGGCTGA
- the gpmA gene encoding 2,3-diphosphoglycerate-dependent phosphoglycerate mutase encodes MHKVILLRHGESDWNKQNRFTGWTDVDLSERGVSEAREAGRTLKAAGFAPEVAFTSVLIRAIRTLWLSMEEMDRMWIPVHRSWRLNERHYGALQGLNKAETAAKHGEEQVQIWRRSYDIPPPAMEESDERFPGRDPRYADIDARILPRTESLKCTVERFLPYWHDAITPVIRSGKQVLIVAHGNSLRALVKFLDNVPEKEIVELNIPTGVPLVFELDDSLRTVRHEYLGDPAEIAQKMGAVAAQGKVK; translated from the coding sequence ATGCACAAGGTCATACTTCTTCGGCACGGCGAGAGCGACTGGAACAAGCAGAACCGCTTCACCGGCTGGACCGACGTCGATCTTTCCGAAAGGGGTGTCAGCGAGGCGCGTGAAGCGGGCCGGACGCTGAAAGCCGCAGGGTTCGCGCCCGAAGTGGCATTCACGTCCGTCCTAATAAGGGCCATCCGGACGCTGTGGTTGTCGATGGAAGAGATGGATCGGATGTGGATACCCGTCCATCGGAGTTGGCGGCTCAACGAGCGGCACTATGGAGCGCTCCAGGGCTTGAACAAGGCGGAGACGGCCGCGAAGCACGGCGAGGAGCAGGTGCAGATCTGGCGGCGCAGCTACGACATTCCGCCGCCGGCGATGGAGGAAAGCGACGAACGATTTCCCGGGCGCGACCCGCGATATGCCGACATTGATGCTCGAATCCTCCCCAGGACCGAGAGTCTGAAGTGTACGGTGGAGCGTTTCCTTCCATACTGGCATGACGCCATCACGCCTGTCATCCGATCCGGCAAGCAGGTGCTTATCGTCGCGCACGGCAACAGCCTTCGGGCGCTGGTCAAGTTTCTCGATAACGTCCCGGAGAAGGAAATCGTCGAGTTAAACATCCCGACCGGCGTGCCGCTGGTATTTGAATTGGACGATTCACTACGGACAGTCCGTCACGAGTATCTGGGCGACCCGGCGGAGATCGCGCAGAAAATGGGGGCCGTCGCGGCGCAGGGAAAGGTCAAGTGA
- a CDS encoding DPP IV N-terminal domain-containing protein, which translates to MDTSFLRDYSETYGFSAGQPTGLALTPKGDAVLFLRSGPRDVVRNLYEMNTTSGEVRGLVRAADLLSGSEEQLTVEEKARRERKREIGRGFTWFSLSDDGEKILTGLSGRLYVINRQTGEFTTLRDNPAGPAIDARLSPDGRYVSAVRNHDLYVTDLSTLDETAVTTGGTADVSHGDAEFVAQEEMYRRTGYWWSGDGQWLAFEECDQRDVENLYIADARDPGLPPQSFRYPRAGRENAKVRLGVVSVTGGEPKWVDWDHEKYPYMAAVHWGKDAPLTVYVQDRNQRECVLYRVDHATGATTELLRETDPAWVNIDPDMPRWVDGGKSFLWTSERSGEWQLEHRGEDGAVQKTYTLGDDRLYGVVHVNPKSGEIVLAGGHNPTETNLYRLSLRNGELVVLTQGAGVHDGVFCEAGQVWVDKASLPDGSYTTMVRARDGRPQREVPSVAEYPPFDANVEVTTVNAGGRTYHAAVIRPRDFNRSVKYPVIDYVYGGPGHPVVTASSRAYLRQQWIADQGFIVVSIDGRGTPRRGREWERATALNLIDIPLDDQVAGLKALGARYGEMDMNRVGIYGWSFGGYFAAMAACRRPDVFKAAVAGAPVIDWEDYDTHYTERYMGLPQDNPDGYRKCSVLTYAAELSRPLMLVHGTTDDNVYFAHTLKMAEALFKAGKYYDLLALPGFTHMVPDPNVSIRLYERIITFFLTHLRPPPVAAPPA; encoded by the coding sequence ATGGACACCAGTTTTCTGCGTGATTACTCGGAGACCTACGGCTTTTCGGCGGGGCAGCCGACCGGACTGGCGCTGACGCCCAAAGGCGATGCCGTCCTGTTTCTGCGAAGCGGTCCTCGGGACGTCGTTCGCAATCTCTATGAGATGAACACGACGTCCGGTGAGGTACGCGGACTGGTTCGCGCAGCCGACCTGCTATCGGGCAGCGAGGAGCAGCTTACCGTTGAAGAAAAGGCGCGCCGCGAGCGGAAGCGGGAAATCGGACGCGGCTTCACCTGGTTCAGCCTGTCGGACGACGGCGAAAAAATTCTGACCGGCCTGAGCGGTCGCCTTTACGTGATCAACCGGCAGACTGGCGAGTTCACGACCCTGCGCGACAACCCGGCCGGCCCCGCGATCGATGCGCGCCTCTCGCCCGACGGGCGCTACGTTTCCGCTGTTCGCAATCACGATCTGTACGTGACGGATCTGAGCACCCTCGATGAAACGGCCGTCACGACCGGCGGCACGGCGGACGTCTCACACGGCGATGCGGAATTCGTGGCGCAGGAGGAGATGTATCGGCGGACGGGCTATTGGTGGAGCGGTGACGGCCAGTGGCTGGCCTTTGAAGAGTGCGATCAGCGAGATGTCGAGAATCTCTACATCGCCGATGCTCGAGATCCAGGGCTGCCTCCGCAGTCATTCCGTTATCCGCGAGCCGGGCGGGAGAACGCCAAGGTTCGCCTGGGCGTCGTCTCGGTGACCGGCGGCGAACCGAAATGGGTGGACTGGGATCACGAGAAGTATCCCTACATGGCGGCGGTCCACTGGGGCAAGGACGCACCTCTGACGGTCTATGTGCAGGATCGCAACCAGCGCGAGTGCGTGCTCTATCGCGTCGATCACGCGACGGGTGCGACCACCGAGTTGTTGCGCGAGACCGACCCGGCATGGGTCAACATCGATCCCGACATGCCTCGGTGGGTCGACGGCGGCAAGTCGTTCCTTTGGACAAGCGAGCGCAGCGGAGAGTGGCAGCTCGAGCATCGCGGCGAGGACGGCGCTGTGCAGAAGACCTACACCCTCGGAGACGACCGCCTCTACGGCGTCGTTCATGTGAATCCAAAGTCCGGAGAGATCGTCCTCGCCGGTGGTCACAACCCGACGGAAACAAATCTCTATCGCCTCTCGCTGAGAAACGGCGAGCTCGTCGTGCTCACGCAGGGCGCCGGTGTGCACGACGGTGTCTTCTGCGAGGCCGGACAGGTCTGGGTGGACAAGGCTTCTCTGCCCGACGGGTCTTACACGACGATGGTTCGAGCGCGCGACGGGCGACCGCAACGCGAGGTGCCTTCGGTCGCGGAGTATCCGCCGTTCGATGCAAATGTTGAAGTGACGACGGTCAACGCGGGCGGGCGAACCTATCACGCCGCCGTCATTCGCCCGAGGGATTTCAATCGCTCAGTCAAGTATCCGGTAATCGACTATGTCTATGGCGGGCCGGGTCATCCGGTGGTGACGGCGTCGTCGCGGGCCTATCTGCGTCAGCAGTGGATCGCCGATCAAGGTTTCATCGTCGTATCAATCGACGGGCGCGGTACACCGCGCCGCGGACGGGAATGGGAGCGGGCGACGGCCCTTAATTTGATCGACATTCCGCTCGACGACCAGGTCGCCGGACTCAAGGCCCTGGGCGCGAGGTATGGCGAAATGGACATGAACCGCGTGGGGATTTACGGGTGGTCGTTCGGCGGCTACTTCGCGGCGATGGCGGCGTGTCGACGGCCGGACGTGTTCAAGGCGGCGGTGGCCGGCGCACCGGTCATCGACTGGGAAGACTACGACACTCACTACACCGAGCGATACATGGGACTGCCTCAGGATAACCCCGATGGCTACAGGAAGTGCAGCGTGCTCACCTATGCGGCCGAGCTTTCGCGTCCGCTGATGCTGGTGCACGGCACGACGGATGACAATGTCTATTTCGCTCACACGCTGAAAATGGCGGAGGCCCTGTTCAAGGCCGGCAAATACTATGATCTCCTGGCGCTGCCCGGGTTTACGCACATGGTGCCCGACCCGAACGTGTCGATTCGACTGTACGAGCGGATTATTACGTTCTTTCTGACTCATCTTCGACCGCCGCCCGTCGCGGCGCCGCCGGCATGA